One window from the genome of Epinephelus moara isolate mb chromosome 5, YSFRI_EMoa_1.0, whole genome shotgun sequence encodes:
- the LOC126389616 gene encoding zinc finger BED domain-containing protein 4-like, whose translation MAEHPVPKRSRSYAWEHFDLINPKRVKCLVCAQELTISNNTSSMLRHLRSKHSETTPKTAAAATAVSGGAETRQGRQAELDKALVDMVVLDTQPFKVVEDKGFRALVQKLDPTYILPTCQALQAMME comes from the exons ATGGCAGAGCATCCGGTGCCTAAAAGATCGCGCTCTTATGCATGGGAGCACTTTGACCTGATCAACCCCAAGAGGGTCAAGTGTCTTGTCTGTGCTCAGGAGCTGACGATCAGCAACAACACATCATCCATGCTGCGACACCTGCGCAGCAAACACTCAGAAACGACACccaaaacagctgctgctgctactgctgtttCTGGGGGTGCAGAGACCAGACAAG GTCGACAAGCTGAATTGGACAAGGCACTAGTTGACATGGTTGTGCTTGACACTCAACCATTTAAAGTGGTGGAGGACAAAGGCTTCAGGGCCCTCGTACAGAAGCTGGACCCAACCTACATCCTGCCCACTTGCCAGGCCTTACAAGCTATGATGGAGTAA